The following coding sequences lie in one Miscanthus floridulus cultivar M001 chromosome 9, ASM1932011v1, whole genome shotgun sequence genomic window:
- the LOC136482483 gene encoding putative H/ACA ribonucleoprotein complex subunit 1-like protein 1 — MRPPRGRGGGGRFGGGGGRGGGGGRFGGGGRGGGGGRFGGGFRDEGPPAEVVEVSTFLHACEGEAVTKLTNEKVPYFNAPIYLQNKTQIGKVEEIFGPINESYFSVKMMDGIIATSYKEGDKFYIDPMKLLPLSRFLTQPKGQSQGAPRGGGRGGRGGGRGRGGGSFRGGRGPPRGGGRGRGGGRGGFRGRGRF; from the exons ATGCGGCCACCGAGAGGGCGCGGCGGCGGGGGCcggttcggtggtggtggaggccggggcggcggcggcggccggttcGGCGGTGGAGGccgcggtggcggcgggggcCGGTTCGGCGGCGGGTTCCGCGACGAGGGCCCACCCGCGGAGGTCGTCG AGGTGTCGACGTTCCTGCACGCCTGCGAGGGGGAGGCGGTGACGAAGCTCACCAACGAGAAGGTGCCCTACTTCAACGCGCCCATCTATCTGCAGAACAAGACCCAGATCGGCAAGGTCGAGGAGATCTTCGGCCCCATCAACGAATCC tatttctctgtgaagatGATGGATGGGATCATTGCAACATCGTACAAGGAAGGCGACAAGTTCTATATCGACCCAATGAAATTGCTCCCTCTCTCGCGCTTCCTGACGCAACCAAA GGGACAATCTCAAGGAGCACCTAGAGGTGGCGGCCGTGGTGGAAGGGGTGGTGGCCGAGGCCGTGGCGGTGGTTCTTTCCGTGGCGGCAGAGGACCACCAAGGGGTGGTGGCAGAGGTCGGGGTGGAGGTCGTGGTGGTTTTAGAGGGCGAGGCAGGTTCTAG